From the genome of Croceibacterium atlanticum:
GGCCTGACTTAGCTGCTCCCATCCGATTGCGGGACGGCGGGTTCCGGTTCCGCCTGCGTCTTGAATGAGGGAGAGAAAATTGAAGATCACCCGTTTTGCCCTTGCGGCGATAATCGCAACCGCCCTGCAATCCGCCCCCCTCGCCGCGCAGGAGGAGGTGACTGTCCAGGATCTCGCCGATCGTTGGACGGCTGCCTATAATCAGGCGGATGTGGATGCGATTGCGGCCCTGTATGGGCCGAATGCGGAACTCTACATCCATAATGAAGGGCGTTATGTCGGGCGCGATTCAATTCGCGATTACTGGCTGGGCGATGTCAATCGCAGCAATCCCATCACCGTGCTGAATGTCACCGATTCCGTGCGGGACAGCGAAATGATGCTGGTCCACGGAAATTATCAGGTGCTGGACCGGACGAACGGTGTGCCGCTTGGCGCAGGCCGGTTCGCCCATATCTGGATCCTGGGCGAAGACGGGGCATGGCACCTCGATCGCGATGTCTGGGTGGATCGCAACGCCCGCTGAGGCGATCCGCACTGAAACCGGCCGGGCCCTGCACAAAGCCGGGCCCGGCCGGGTTGGCCCTATTCGCCTTCGTCGCCCACCGGCTTGCTCTGCAACTGGACGTAATTCTGCAGGCCCATCCGCTCGATCTGGTCGAATTGCTTTTC
Proteins encoded in this window:
- a CDS encoding YybH family protein, whose product is MKITRFALAAIIATALQSAPLAAQEEVTVQDLADRWTAAYNQADVDAIAALYGPNAELYIHNEGRYVGRDSIRDYWLGDVNRSNPITVLNVTDSVRDSEMMLVHGNYQVLDRTNGVPLGAGRFAHIWILGEDGAWHLDRDVWVDRNAR